The following proteins are co-located in the Paramormyrops kingsleyae isolate MSU_618 unplaced genomic scaffold, PKINGS_0.4 ups132, whole genome shotgun sequence genome:
- the LOC140587024 gene encoding thyroid transcription factor 1-like translates to MSMSPKHTTPFSVSDILSPLEESYKKVSMESNNLGASLPAYRQPQVSQAAMQQHHMGHNGTVSATYHMTAAGVSQLSHTAMGGYCNGNLGNMNELPPYQDSMRNSSAATGWYGANPDPRFSSISRFMGSSSGMNMSSMGSLGSLADVGKSMGPLSSTPRRKRRVLFSQAQVYELERRFKQQKYLSAPEREHLASMIHLTPTQVKIWFQNHRYKMKRQAKDKVSQQQMQQDTGSCQQQQSPRRVAVPVLVKDGKPCQGGTHTPTNAVQTHHHQASNVMIVSSNSSAMVQHQNPQVGSASHSPDLVQHSSSPPSLQTQVSGLPHLNSSSSEYGGPLPCSALLYGRTW, encoded by the exons ATGTCGATGAGCCCCAAGCATACGACTCCTTTTTCTGTTTCCGATATCTTAAGTCCCCTCGAGGAGAGCTACAAGAAAGTAAGTATGGAGAGTAACAACTTGGGGGCTTCCCTCCCCGCCTACCGACAACCGCAAGTCTCCCAGGCAGCAATGCAGCAGCACCATATGGGCCACAACGGGACGGTTTCCGCCACTTACCACATGACTGCAGCTGGGGTGTCTCAGTTGTCACACACCGCAATGGGGGGCTACTGTAACGGCAACCTGGGAAACATGAACGAGCTTCCGCCTTACCAGGACAGCATGCGGAACAGCAGCGCAGCCACCGGTTGGTATGGAGCCAACCCAGATCCGCGCTTTTCCTCAA TATCCCGCTTCATGGGTTCCTCCTCCGGTATGAACATGAGCAGCATGGGGAGTCTGGGCTCTCTTGCGGATGTAGGGAAGAGTATGGGACCCCTGTCCAGCACTCCCCGGAGGAAGCGCCGCGTGCTTTTTTCACAAGCTCAGGTTTACGAGCTGGAGCGACGATTCAAGCAACAGAAATACCTCTCTGCTCCGGAACGGGAACATTTGGCCAGTATGATTCACCTCACCCCGACTCAAGTTAAAATATGGTTCCAGAACCATCGGTACAAAATGAAGAGACAGGCCAAGGACAAGGTTTCCCAGCAACAGATGCAGCAGGACACTGGCTCTTGTCAACAACAGCAGTCGCCCCGACGCGTCGCCGTGCCCGTGCTGGTGAAAGACGGCAAGCCTTGTCAGGGTGGCACCCACACGCCGACAAACGCCGTCCAAACCCACCACCATCAGGCAAGCAATGTCATGATTGTGTCAAGTAACAGTTCAGCGATGGTCCAGCACCAGAACCCGCAGGTTGGGAGCGCGAGCCACTCTCCCGATTTAGTGCAGCACTCCAGTAGCCCCCCTTCCCTTCAAACGCAGGTGTCAGGCCTACCACACTTAAACTCTTCGAGCTCTGAGTACGGTGGCCCACTGCCCTGCTCGGCCTTATTGTACGGCAGAACATGGTGA